AAAGCATTGCTTTAACAACCAGTCACTAGAAATGCAAATTTAAGtaatttgtaattcatttacaacattagaTATTTTATACAATTCCCTTCCGGAGGCATATGAAAGGGTACGGACTGGGGATGGAAGTAAGATAGTCACATATAATCCTGAAACTGACTGATGGCTCTGGTATTGTTCAAAACTATCATTGGTTCGGTTGGGATGGAGGCTGAGCAGGCCATCAAAGGACTGTTGTGAGCTCAGGGTCTTTTATCAACGAGAAATGGATGTGAGTTCAGTTGACTGCATAGGGGTGGTGTGTGGATCTGTGGAGGTCTTTATAGAGTGAAACGGAGACCTGTGCTTGACAAAGAACTGTGATTCTGAGCCATCAGTTAAATTTTACTCTTCCTTAATATTCATCAAAAGCATTTATCAGTTCACTCGCTTATAAGCGACAGGctcactttctctcttcagCTCCAAAATAGGAACGCTGGCTGTGCACGAGTACAGGCCTGAGGCCCTTAGTACTGGAAATCTATCATTGGAGGAGGCTGGTCCAAGCTTCAGCCCATCCTGGTAAAAGTTGTAGTTGATCATCAGATCCTTTTCGCGGGCATTCAGCTGAACGTGACACACCAGGAGCATATGTTCCTTAGGGATCAGAGGGTCTTGGGGCACAATCTCTAAAAAGGGCTCTGTCAGAATATCTGCAGGAGTGGAGAATGCAGGGCGTTGAAACTGATCATCAGATACTTATTAGGTTGAGGACAAATATCCTCTGAAATCTGATCCCAGAGCCTATTTAAATGTGAAAACACAAAACCCATAATATTACTCACCTAGGACAGACACTGTAGTAGCCAATGAGATCACAGAGTGGGTTGCCATCTGCTTATGCCAGGTTGCTCTGCACCAATAGGACCCCGGGTGCCTCAGGGTAAGGTTGGTAACACGCAGCTTTGGGTCTGACTGCCTCTGAATCTCCACCCCGTTGTGGTAGAGTATGACCTCTGTCAGTCTAGGGTTGTCACGAACATCGCAAGACAGTGTCATTGTCTCTCCAACCAGCATTGGCAGGGAAGGCGCCCGCAGGATGGCCCAACCACCTGGGCAAAGAGCATTACAGATTATTTAGTTAACTGGATGGCATGGTCTTTCTCTGGCTTTTTGATACCTTTGCAGCTGGAGTAACTTAGTGGCAgtttgtttctgttcatttGACTATTTTCATACATACAGCATCagtcaaaagtttacacacaGTTATTCATTCAAGTCAGTCCAATagtttgactggtactgaacACAGTTAGCAAAAACAGAAGGGTCCTCTTACCGTCTACCTTTATTTCTACTGGCAGGCTTTGAGGGGTGCGTTGTTGATATATCCATGTTTTTCTTATGCCCTGGCAGTAGTACTTCCCACTCTGCTGTGGCATAGCCTTCCATATGACCAAATCCTTAGATTCCTGGATGAATTTATCACCCCTGAACCACTGGTGCCTCCAATCTGACAAATCTCCAGGAATACTGCATGTGAGACGGATGTTCTCCCCTGAGAAGATCCAGGGTTTCCCCTCGACTAGCTCAGCCACAGCTGTCTGCGGATCTTTGGTGGGGGGaactgtgaaaatgtgttaatagATAGGTCTGTCCTTTTCAGTAGGCTAATACTAGATAATATATCAGCATAAGCTTACTTGCTTGCCTAACATTAGAAAACACAATGTTTAGCACTATATACCTTATTAAAAGAGACAATTAATATCACAATCATGACTCAAGAGTggtttgcagaaaagcattttaaTTTCAGGGTGCAATAATGATGTTATTACATACCCAGAGTCAAAACCCATTGAGATAGTGTTGAAACCACTGAAACAATAACATACCATTAGTCATTTAAAACTGCTGAATAAatctattatattatatacacattAAAAATGGTCCGTAATGTTTTTAAGTGGAATGAAAAGAACTCACCAAGAAGACTTAAAAACAACTTCATGATGAGGGTTCCatttatcctgctgaaagggaAAAGTCTTTATATATTGAAAGGGGAAATTCAAATGTGTTAAGACTGCAAAAAATATCAACCCTCATTtctgtgaaataaatatttgattcccTTCATTGCATAATGTTCTTTGTGTAATCCTTAGGAAACTTCCGGTGCAAGTTCCTTTTTTAAGTGTGAGGGGATTACCACAGCCCTGGGAGGATACTGTAAGCATTTGCGAAATGTTCCAAGAAAGTTAGAGCATAGATCTTCAACCCAATCCTGGGTACCAGCCATTCCGTCTATTAAatgtattccagagctagcacacctgaatcaactttttaactaattaacatgcccttacctgttgaatcagttGAGCTATTTCAGagagatggctggggggtccccatgagagggttgaagacctatgagCTAGAGATTTACAGATAGAGATGCAGCAGTTCACTGGCATAAGATCACCTTTTAACCCAAACAGGTCAAGTTCTACTAATTGATGCTGAGGCCCATAGAAACAGTCAGCTCTTTAACAGTACATCTGGGAAATCAATGTAATCATCTTCAAGATAACTATCCAGTTACAATTGATCATTTGCTAAACTTTTTGGTTTCAATATTTCATCATTTGTCAAATTTGTCAACTTTTATTAAATTGCCAATTCATTCTTCTAAgaagataaaatattttatttcataatccATCATCAATAAATTGAACAGTCCAGCAAGTAACACATTTTACTCTGATCAATATACCATAAATATTGCACACAGTTTTGCTTGCTTCGGTTGTATTTCTACTTTTATAATCATAATAAAGTATGACAGTGATGACAAGTTGATGacaggttttttttattcatcaaGACAACAAACACTAggacaatataaaacaacactGTCTCaataagttacatttaaatacaaacaGTATGACTTTTTGAAACAGACGAAAACAAACTTACAGGGTTGTACAGATcctatttttccattttataatgccttctaaaaaaaaaaacctgatcaGTGGTGTGTGTTGTCCAATGGTAACTAATTCAGCTAGTGTTTATATAGGACCAAATGGACTTTGGCACCCAGGGTTTGGAACTACTATAATGAGCTGAtatttacaaatgcaataaCAGTCAACAATATGAATATTATTggttaaatagaaaatatataggcagcaatacatttgacttttttgttgcattaaaaataatattcatCTAACAACGCTAATCGATCCACCCTGAATGGTTAAACTGACATGGAACATTGTAAAAAATGCAATACTCcactataaaataatatatttactaAATGCTATTCTTAgatacagaaaaaacattgtaaatatGGCAACTGAGAAACTGCAGTCTTTCTTTCCCTGACCAAGCAGCGGTTTTAAGTCAAACTCATATGAAGACAACAGTAAAAGGGATGTAATCATCTATGCTTTGAAGTGCTTtcttatgtaaaaaataaataaaatttaagCATTGATATGCAAGAATGTACCCATTGGAATAAGGTACAGTACATCATTGTTAACTCTAAGACTGTAGCAAGTCtgaatgaaaatacaaaaaataaagttattaatGTTAATTAATAATTCATTCACATTTCACAAAGACTTGTATGATTTAAAATCAAGACTAATGTAAATATTAACTGTATTGCATCCTGAAGAATTAAGTTCTGCACAAATGACATGTTAAATAACTGCTCTAAACTGATTGTATGACAAAAGAGGTTTGGCAGGAATATTAAACTAAAGACTTACAGAACATATATTAATGGACACCTTTCATAGGAATTTGGTTCTGGATAATTCTATATAAATAGGAGCACAAGCGCATAAAGCCGTGCAAACACGGTACATTAATGTTTCCCCTATATCAATGGTTCTTATACCTCTCCAGGGGAAACTGACATCTTACAGttgtgttgtagccctgaactagcacacctgaattAAGTAGTCAAGGGCTTGATAATTATTTGACAAGCTGATttaggtgtgctagctctggaatacatGTAATACATGGAAAGGATGTGGGTTCCCAGGAAGAGGTTTGAGAGATATCGCTTATTCATTTAGCAGCAGGGGCTTCTGTCCAACCCATGTGAATATTTAGAATTGCAAGAATTTTGCTTAAGAACAGCTACATTTGTGTCTGCAGCCCAATACTGTGGCTCTAAGACTGTGCCATTCCCCACTCTGCCCACAGTGCTGAAAACGACCCTAGGGGAAACACTATACTAATACGCAATCCCAACTGATCCCTCTCACTCGAGTTTCGGTCCAAAAAGCTTTAAAAAGTAATGGGGGGGTTAGGCAACAAGGGGGATTAAGGAGGCTGTCCCAATAgcattaaaatgtttccttctTTCCTCCATGACCATTAATAATATTGGTCTTAACTGGTTCCCAAAGACAGACTGACAAAGGACGCTATTTAAGATTACTGGGATACAAGTGACTGCATCCATTTTAAGTGTGCATACAATAGGGAGAGGTTCTTGGCTCCAATACTGGGAACCTATATGTTCATAAGAACCCCTTTcaaggatggagagaaagactaACTAGTCCAGAGGGTGAGTGTTAGGGGTTGGGAGTCATCCAGCGAACAACTGGGGCTGGAGAGGAGGCGGCAGAAGGTcattctccacattttcagCATCTATAGCAGAGGAGgaagccatggaggaggcagctGGGTGTGTCTCCAGGGGGAACCTTTCTAACACACCCTGCACCCCGTCCCTCCAGTCAATCAGGTCACTCTCCAGGCGTCGAGCCCCCTCCATGAGGCGTTCCTGCCTCACCCCCAGTCCCGTCAGCAGGTCCAGACGCTCGTTCATCTGGCTGAGGGCACCACTTTCTGCGGGGGAGGGGGCAGTCTGGCACCGCTGGGGGGACACCTGGCCTGACATGTAGAGCTCAAATTCTTCAGTGCTCAGGTTCAGGGACTGGCCATCCAGCTTCTCTATGAAGGCCACTGCACAACActgcagagggacagagaggttAGGGCCTTACAAATTATACAGATCATTTTAAAGGAGCGGGCAGTCTAACTCCTTTGACACAGATTCAGAAGGATGGAGACGATAAGGGGAGATTAAGTCAAAGTACAGTAGGCTGGATTCCAAcccacacagatacacacacacacacacacacacacacacacacacacaccacacacacacctcaccaggTTGGTGAAGTAGTACCCATCCTCTCCGCTCATGAGGCGGCTGGGGTTGCAGAAGCGGGTGATGTACTGGATGTTGGACTGCAGGCGTGGAGGGTTGGCCTTCAGGACGATGTAGATCAGCGTGGGCAGGAAGTCATCCGCAGATGCTGCCTCCTTCTTAGTGGTCTTGATGGCGTTAAAGATGTGTTTACTGCAGCGCGTGACGCAGGACAGCTTGTCCCTGGGGACGCGCTTCGAGTCCATCTCTATCACATCTACGGGGgcacagggtggaggaggggggttGGACTAATGCCATGTGACACACCCTGTGTCTGTAAAAACATGGAAGGAACGCAGGGGGAGTCTTACCTGTAATGGCTTTGACCACATTATCAGACACCTCAGGAATCTCCTCATCTACTGGGACACACAGCATCTCTATGGTGACCCAATGCAAGGctctgggacacacacacacacacacacacacacacaaatacattttagtcaacaGCAGGAAGGGGCTCAGGAATACAGCAGCGTCAGTCCTCGAAGTCAGTACCTTCTCTGTTCCTACAGCTTTACCTGATTCTCTTCTGAACAGCCAGGTCTTTCTTCTCATCGTCTGTGGTCTCTGGACAGAAAACCTCCTCGTAGAGTCGCGTCATCATGTAGCGCTCCACCTCATCCATCACACTCTCTACACGCTCCGGAGACCCTGGGGTCAACGTGAAAACAAGTGGGAAATGGTAGTTCTTCAAAGCTTAGCCGTATAGAGCTTGCTGAAAGCGTGGGAGAGTTCCTTCCTCTCTATTGTCAGCAATAACTTCACCATGATCAAACCCCCACTTTAAGAGATCTTCAATGTCATAGTGAAAAAGGTAGCGGTGTACTGTACCTTTAAAGTGTGAATGCAAGCGGTCCGACAGATTCTGGTAGAAGTCCTGTACGTACTCAGATTGCTCCTCAGCAGACAGGTCCTGTAGAACAGGGTGACTGTTAGCTTTAAAGTCCTGAtggacattttaattaatttcattGCTTAGTAAATGCTCTTGAGTAACCTGAGTGCATGTTATTGTCATCTTCCAGTTCTACAATGGGGAAGTAAAAATGACGGGTAAATGAAAAGAGGAAACACCGATGACACAAGGCTCTTTACGTTCTGAAGGCACCAGAGCGATTGCTGGTTAGTGCTCACCCTCTTGTAGGCCATGCTCTCTGTAAAGGCCCGGCACTGTTTGAAGATCTCTCTGCCAGGTTTCAGGGTCTTCAGAAAGTTGATGAATTCTTGTGTAGTGCGGTCAGTCTCTACAGGCTGGCGGCTTGAAGAGGGGCTGGGGGTTGACTGGCCCTCGCCAGGGACAGAGTCTGGGAGTTACATATTACTGATTATAAATGGTATAGTCTTGAATGGTTGTATATGGTCCATAAAAGGATCAAAGCATTTCTGCCTAAACTCAAAAGTGAAATG
The sequence above is a segment of the Esox lucius isolate fEsoLuc1 chromosome 1, fEsoLuc1.pri, whole genome shotgun sequence genome. Coding sequences within it:
- the LOC105027167 gene encoding high affinity immunoglobulin gamma Fc receptor I; translation: MKLFLSLLVVSTLSQWVLTLVPPTKDPQTAVAELVEGKPWIFSGENIRLTCSIPGDLSDWRHQWFRGDKFIQESKDLVIWKAMPQQSGKYYCQGIRKTWIYQQRTPQSLPVEIKVDGGWAILRAPSLPMLVGETMTLSCDVRDNPRLTEVILYHNGVEIQRQSDPKLRVTNLTLRHPGSYWCRATWHKQMATHSVISLATTVSVLDILTEPFLEIVPQDPLIPKEHMLLVCHVQLNAREKDLMINYNFYQDGLKLGPASSNDRFPVLRASGLYSCTASVPILELKRESEPVAYKRVN
- the rabgef1l gene encoding RAB guanine nucleotide exchange factor (GEF) 1, like: MTHRSERRGIHVDQSELLCTKGCGFYGNAAWHGLCSKCWREEYQRAGHKQIQEDHALAERLQREEEAAYASSHQGAAQPRSLPQHAIAPFSKFEERKTKEKSRKVNTVTKFFTPSAKTPPKKDSVPGEGQSTPSPSSSRQPVETDRTTQEFINFLKTLKPGREIFKQCRAFTESMAYKRDLSAEEQSEYVQDFYQNLSDRLHSHFKGSPERVESVMDEVERYMMTRLYEEVFCPETTDDEKKDLAVQKRIRALHWVTIEMLCVPVDEEIPEVSDNVVKAITDVIEMDSKRVPRDKLSCVTRCSKHIFNAIKTTKKEAASADDFLPTLIYIVLKANPPRLQSNIQYITRFCNPSRLMSGEDGYYFTNLCCAVAFIEKLDGQSLNLSTEEFELYMSGQVSPQRCQTAPSPAESGALSQMNERLDLLTGLGVRQERLMEGARRLESDLIDWRDGVQGVLERFPLETHPAASSMASSSAIDAENVENDLLPPPLQPQLFAG